Genomic window (Shewanella psychropiezotolerans):
AGCACGTGAGCTGGCTTGTTTGGCTTTAGATGCGTTGGCACCGAAGCGGTTAACGAAGTCCTGTAGCTCTACCATCTCGGCGCTCTTCTTTGCGTTACCGGCTAATAGCTGCTCTTGGATAAGGCCAGATGCTTCGAGGAAGTACTCGTAGTTACCTGGGTAGATACGTAGCTCACCGTAATCGATATCAGCCATATGGGTGCAGACAGAGTTAAGGAAGTGTCTGTCGTGCGATATGATGATCATGGTGCACTTACGTTTATTAAGCTCGCCTGCTAACCAAGAAATGGTATGAATATCCAAGTTGTTGGTTGGCTCATCGAGTAGCAAGATATCTGGGTTTGAAAACAATGCCTGTGCCAGAAGTACTCGTAATTTCCAACCTGGAGCAACTTGCTGCATTAAACCAAAGTGAAAATCTTCTTCGATGCCCGCTTCGAGCAAGATCTCACCGGCGCGAGACTCGGCGCTATAACCGTCCATCTCGGCAAACTCACTCTCGAGTTCGGCGACCTTCATGCCGTCTGCTTCGCTCATTTCTGGCAAAGAGTAGATGCGGTCACGTTCTTGCTTCACTTCCCAAAGCTTTGCATCACCCATGATCACGGTATCTACAACACTGTATTGCTCAAACGCAAACTGATCTTGGCTCAAGGTACCTACTTTAAGACCCGGAGTGATAGACACGTTGCCAGAGCTTGGTGCTAAAGCGCCACTGAGGATTTTCATGAATGTGGATTTACCACAACCATTAGCGCCAATAAGGCCATAACGGTTGCCGTGTCCAAATTTCGCTGAAATGTTTTCAAACAAAGGCTCAGCGCCAAACTGCATGGTGATGTTCGCGGTGGATATCAAAGAAATGTTCCTAGGTGTACAGGCAGGTTTTGAATTGACTCGCTTTTTAAAACTCAGGCCAAAATAACAACGTGCAATAATATGAGTAAATTAGGTCGCGGATTATACAGAGTTTGAGTGGATTGGGCTAGTGAAGATGTGCTTTAAGCCGTCACTTGGTTGAAAAGCTGAGAAGATATTGGGTTTTAAGCGCTGAGATGGTACTTCGTTGGTGTGGCTGAGAAGACACTAGGTGGCTAGAAGTACATAGAACGAGGGACGACATTTACATCTAACTCGTCTTTCCGGCACTCTTGTTGGCCGGAATCAATTTTTTAGAATCAAGATAAAAAGCTGAGAATGGATCCCGGAACGGGTCCGGGAAGACATACATCCCTAGCGGTATCGTCTTAACTTTCGTCTTAACTTTCCCTGGGCAGTCGTCCTCTTAGCTATTTTACTTTTCCAACATTAACGGAATAAATTTAAGTTTAAGATTTTATTTAATTAAAGTAAGTTGTTTATTAGCGAACGATTAAAAATCATAAACTGTGCAAGGAGGCTTAATGTTAGATGTTATCGATTCAATGCCGAACGTTCCCACATCACCGAGCTTGTCATTTCCTTTATCCATGAGTGAGTTTTCAGGTCCGATAGAAACTCCTTTGGCGTCGCAAACCATAGGAACCTATTTTGATGATATCGCTAATCGATATCCGGATAAACTTGCTGTGGTGGTGCGGCATCAAAAGATACGTTGGACCTATAAGCAGTATCAACAGCATATCGATGAGTTGGCCATTGGCCTGCTTGAACTCGGCATTAAGCCTGGAGATAGAGTCGGGATCTGGTCTCCCAATAATATTGAGTGGTGTCTGACTCAGTTTGCTACGGCTAAGATTGGCGCCGTCATGGTGTGTATCAATCCCGCTTATCGACCCGAGGAGCTGCAATATGCCCTCACTAATGTGGGTTGCAGCGCCATTATCTGCGCCGAGAAATTTAAAACCAGTCACTATCTGGAGATGCTTTACCAGTTAGCGCCTGAGTTATTGAGCTGTGAACCGGGAAAGTTAACTTCAGCTGCACTGCCTGAGCTTAAATCTGTCATCCGTATGGGTGATGATTTATCGGCGGGCATGTTTAATTTTAATCAGATAAAACGCCCCTTAATCGATAAGGATCATGCAAGGCTAGATTCGCTTGCGGCTAGTCAAAACTCGAATGATGCCATCAATATTCAGTTCACGTCTGGCACTACAGGTAGTCCTAAAGGGGCGACACTGAGTCATCACAATATCCTTAATAATGGCTTGTTAGTCGCCGAGGCCATGAAGCTCACAAGTGAAGATAAATTGTGCATTCCTGTGCCGCTTTATCACTGCTTCGGTATGGTGCTCGGTAATTTAGTGTGTATAGCCAAAGGGGCTGCAGCTGTATTTCCTGGTGAATCATTCGAGCCATTGGCGACGTTAACCGCAGTTGAGAGTGAGCGGTGCACTGGACTTCACGGTGTACCTACCATGTTCATTGCCATGTTGGAACTCGATAGCTTTAACCAGTTCGATTTAAGTTCACTGCGGACGGGCATAATGGCCGGGGCGACATGCCCCGAAGAGGTGATGCGCCGGGTGCAAGATTTGATGTATATGAAGCAGGTGCTGATTGGTTATGGTCAGACAGAAACCAGCCCTATCAATCATATTACCGAAATCGATGCCGCGCTTATTAAGCGTGTAACTACCGTTGGCCGCGCTATGGCTCACACCCAAGTTAAAATCATCGATGAGTCTGGTAACACAGTAGCAATTAACCAGCCGGGTGAAGTGTGCTCAAAAGGCTACTGCGTAATGCAAAGCTACTGGAATGATGCAGAGAAGACTCAGGCGACTATCGATGGCCAAGGCTGGCTGCACTCGGGTGATATCGGTGAGATGGACGATGAAGGTTACGTCAAGATTGTTGGTCGTATCAAAGACATGATCATTCGCGGCGGCGAGAACATCTATCCCAGAGAGATTGAAGAGAAGCTCTATACCCATGCCGATGTGTTAGATGCGGCGGTATTTGGCGTACAAAGTGATAAATACGGCGAAGAGGTGTGCGCCTGGATCAAGTTACGCCCAGGCTGCCTTGAAATAGAAGATGAGATCCGCCACTTCCTCACCGAGAAAATCGCTTATTTTAAGGTGCCGCGCTACATCAAGTTTGTCACTGAGTATCCAATGACAGTAACCGGCAAGATCCAAAAATTTAAGATGCGCGACCTCATGTATGAAGAGCTGCATAAAGATTTGAATCAATAGTTGAAAGGCGAAGATGATACAGTGTTGGTAAAGCCGAGACGACGCTCACCTAGCGTCTTTCCGGCACTCTTGTTGGCCGGAATCCATTAAGATAAAAAGCTGAGAATGGATCCCGGAACGAGTCCGGGAAGACCATTTCCTTATGGCGGTCAGATGACAGCATCTTTAAAGGGCTGCGTTCGTCTTAGTTTTACCAGGCATAGCCGCCATCTTGGCTTCAACAGGCCAACGGCCATCTTCTTAGCTATTCGCAGCGCTCGTCTTTACACCCATAGGCTAAAAGCCGTCTTCTTAGCTACTTCAAGCGCAGCGCTCATCTTTTACTGTTATAGCTCGCGTATAACGTTAATCTGATACTCGGTTTCTGCCGCTCTTCTTGGCCCGATAGAGGCCTTCGTCGGCTCGTTTGACTATCGACTCTGTATCATCATCTGTAGCAATCTCGGCTACACCTATACTAACGGTAAACGTGACGGGTTCATGGTTTTGACTTAACACCATCTGCTGGGATATACAATTTCGAATACGATTGGCAACGTCTTTTGCAGCTTCAAGCTGAGTATTAGGCAGCAGTGCAATAAATTCTTCACCGCCAAATCTGACTAATAGATCGACCTCTCTTAACACTTCTTGTGCTTTTTTAGCAAACTCTTGTAATACCTTGTCGCCAATAAGATGCCCATAGGTATCGTTCACCACTTTGAATTTATCAAGATCTAGCATCAATACACAGAAGCTATGACCGAAGCGCTTATATTGATGATAAATATCTTTTATTTGAGTATCAAAGTAATTTCGGTTATAAAGTCCGGTCAAATTATCTGTATTTACCTGGTGTTGTAGTTTTTCTATAAAGGCTATTCGGTTAGATATATCACGAATAATAGCGGTGAATTCTATTTTCCCATTGATTGATATCTTGGATATGGTTATCTCAACGGGGAACTCACTCTTGTCTTTTTTTACTGCCATTATCATGACCCGAGATAACATGTCTCTGGATTGAATGTCAGAGTCTGCAAATTGTTTGATATAATTTGAATGACTGGATCTAAACTTCTTTTGCATGAGTTTAGTAATACTTTTACCTATTATTTCATTAGCAGAGTAGCCAAATATATTTTCTGATGCATGATTAAATAGTTGGATTCTTTGTTTATCATCCATAGTGATAATACCATCGAAGGCGGCATCTATCACTGAGCTAAATCTGGTACTAGCATTATTTATCTCATTTTGTAATTCTTGTTTATCACTCATATGAATGCCTATGATCATCACCCTCTGGGGTTGATTAGGCATATTTTCCATCGGATTTAAGAATAGTCGCCACCAGGGGACTTAGAGGTTAATTCAAATGTTTGCTCTATCTCTATGGGTTCTAGGGTGGTAAAAACTTGTGGTAAGTAGGTATTGAAAATTTGTGAGACACTCGTTGAAGTTAAGCTGTCCAATAGGCAAGTTTTGAGAATTACACTTCTAGGTTTATTTTTACCAAGCATACGCAGAAAGAGTTCATTATGGGCGACCACACGAAACTGTTTACCCTTACCTGATCTGTTTTTCTTTTGTTCGACGATGGCAACACTTGCCGCTATGACGTCGACCAGGTGTTGAAGTTCCTCTGTTGGACTGGGCATTTGATTCTCTCACCATGACTCAAGATATCTAGTTAAGTTTAGTTGTATTTGATCATTTGAGTATGAGTTAGCCGTTATCTCGACCCGTTTGGTCTGTTAAGTGGATAGAATGACTCAATCTCAGTACTCACTCTCAACACCCATTCTTAAACGCTTATTTCAAGTGAGTCGTTTGACCCTTTTAGGTATTGGGTGTGAATCTATATTCATAATTTTGAATGGGTGTTAAAAATATCTCGGGGTTATATTTTACATTTTGAATAGTTAGCGCATAAAGCGTGCATAAGTTGTTAATGTGTTTGGCCGGTAATTTTTTTCATATTTTGGAGTTGGCTGCCTTTAGAAAGGAATCTCAGACGGACATTCTAATTAATAAACTGGGTTATCTGCTCGCTAAATCCAATGTTGTGTTAAATGCTTTATGCTTAGTCAAGAGAGTAGAAAAGAGTAGAGAGGACAAATGCATGAGAATTCCGGATACAGACAGACTCGAGTTTCATTTCATGACCCGTAAGGATGCCGAAGCCTTGTTCGAGCTTGATCAAGATGAAGACGTGATGCTCTACATCAATGGCGGACACAAGACTACTATGGAAGATATTCGTAGAATCTCGATCCCCAGGCTCGAAAGCTATGCCAATGAGGATGAAGGTTGGGGGATCTGGAAGGTGACAGCTAAACCTTCTGATACTCTAGAGGCTCACCTCTATTTGGGCTGGATATTGGTGAGACCCATGGATTTTTTTAATGATGAGCCTGCATGGGATAATCTTGAACTTGGCTGGCGTTTCAAACAAGCTGCATGGGGTAAAGGGTATGCAACTGAGGCGGCAAGGGCGGTGATGGATGTGGTTACTGCACCGGATAAGATCAACAAGGCTTCGGCCATCGCGTTCGAAGAGAATCTAGGTTCGATTAAGATCATGGAGAAGCTAGGGATGAGCTTTCTTAAGAAAGACATTCACAAAGACCCATTGGGTGATCTGGAATTAGTCTATTACGAAAAGGTCTTATAAAAGACCCGTTGATAATGGCGACTTTTAGACACGTCGTAATAAAATTTAATTTATAAGCGCTCATTGGAACACTGTCATAAATAAACTGAATATAGTACCTTATGTTCAGTTTATTGTGTCAGATTCACTTTTATGTATCTTTAAGATTATTCTCTAAAACCCCAACTCAAGGGATTAAATTAAATTAAGCATCATAAAACACATGATTAATACTTTTTACTTACTAGGGTTAACTGGTCTAGTAAAAACGAAGTAATATCTTAATTCTGTGAAATTGTTATCATAATTGTAATATTAAAATGATGAAATTATAAGCGCTATAATAAAACAAATACTTACAACCAATATTATTTAATTATCTTCTAAGAATATCTAATTAGCTTGTTAATGATAAAACCATGGTTTCAAATCATTAGTAAATGTGTGGTTTTTGTTATTACCAATCATGTAAAGAGATTGTTACAATAAATTAGATGTATCCTGTGCTTGTTTTTCACACTCTCATTTGATCTGTTCATTAAATGAACTAGGTTAATTATGCCCCTGAGGCACAATTAATAAAAATGGAGTTAAACCATGTATAAGAAACAACTGATAGCAATAGCGGTCACTGCAGGATTAGCATCGGTCTCTATTCAAGCCCAAGAGTATCAAGCGCAGATGATTGAGGTCGAACAATCACGTGCTATTAAAGATACCTATATTGTGGTGTTCAACACACCCAGTGTGCTCAACCTTTCAGATCAGATGTCGATTCAGAGCTATGCCATCCAGCAAGGTCAGCAGTTAGCTAATCGTTTCAATATAAACGTAAAGAACAATTTCGGTAGTGCACTGAATGGTGTATTGGTCAGTGGTAGTAAGAAAGAGATCATGGCCCTGCGCAGTGATCCAAATGTTAAATACATCGAACAAGATCAGATGATGTCTATTAACCCTATGGTTAGCGCTGCGGGTGATCAAGGCAGTCCGACCTGGGGTTTGGATAGGGTAGATCAAAGGGACTTGCCCTTAGATGGTAATTATCATTACGATTTCGATGGCAGCGGCGTCACGGCTTATATTATCGATACCGGCGTATTGACCACCCATAATGAATTCGGTGGCCGTGCCAGCAGTGGTTATGACTTTATCGATAATGACAACGATGCCACCGACTGTAACGGTCATGGTACTCATGTGGCCGGTACTATAGGCGGCTCTACTTACGGCGTGGCTAAAAATGTCAGCGTAGTGGGCGTTCGGGTTCTCAGCTGTAGTGGCTCGGGCAGCAACTCAGGGGTAATATCGGGTATTAACTGGGTGAAGAATAATGCTCAGGGCCCATCGGTTGCCAACATGAGCCTAGGGGGCGGCGCATCGCAAGCCACAGACGATGCGGTAAATGCAGCAGTTGCTGCAGGAATCACCTTCGTGGTGGCCGCCGGTAACGATAACACTAATGCTTGTAACTATTCGCCTGCCAGAGCCGTGGATGCGATTACCGTTGGCTCGACAACCAGCAGCGACAGTCGTTCAAGCTTCTCCAATTACGGTAGCTGTTTAGATATCTATGCACCGGGTTCAAGCATCACATCAGCCTGGTACAACTCTAACTCTGCGACTAACACCATCAGTGGTACCTCGATGGCTGCGCCCCATGTCGCGGGTGTTACAGCACTCTATCTGGATCAAACCCCCTCGCTTTCTCCCTCTGAGATTGACGCTTTACTCTCGTCCAGAGCCAGCTCCGGTAAGGTAACCGATGCCAAATCTGGCTCACCGAACGAGTTATTGTTTGCCCTCGAAGGTGCTGGTGGCGGTTGTGGTAATAATTGCCCGGTCGATGAGACTGAGCTGACCAATAATCAGAGTGTTAGCACCAGCGGTGCTACGGGCTCAGAGAATAACTACTTTATCGACGTGCCTGCAGGTGCTACTTCACTCTCTGTTAATCTGTCAGGTGGTAGTGGTGATGCAGATATCTATGTACAGCAGGGCAGTAAGCCGACCTTGAACAGTTATCAGTGTCGCCCTTATAAAGGTGGAAATAACGAGTCTTGTAGCTTCAATAATCCAGCAGCCGGTAAATGGTATGTGATGGTACATGGTTACAGTACTTATTCGAATGCGAGTCTTAATGCCAGCTATTCAACTGGCGGAGGTGGTGGCGGAAACTGCACCGATGCAAATTGTTTAACAAACGGCGTTGCAGTGACAGAGATTAGTGGGGGAAGTGGATCAGAGCAAACTTACAAGGTCTATATCGAGGCGGGTTCACAGTTAACCGTGAGTACCACAGGTGGTAATGGTGATGCGGATCTGTACGTGAAGGCGGGCAGTGCGCCGACCACTAGCTCCTACGATTGCCGCCCCTATAAGAATGGCAACACAGAAACTTGTTCCTTCAATGTCAATCAGTCTGGTATGTATCACATCATGCTAAGGGGCTACAGCACCTTTAGTGGCTTGTCTTTAACCGCCAGCCATTAATTTACAGTTTGAGCTCACCAAAATATAGAAAATAAAAAGCCCTGATGATGAATCAGGGCTTTTTACTCTAATCGAGTGTCTTATACCAATCGGTATTACTCAGTGGGTGCGACAGAAACGGTCCAATGTATGTTTGGCCCATTTTTTTCGGCCTTATATTCCATGGAAGCCTTTTGTCCAGCGGGGATCAGAGAAAAACTGGGCAAGGTGTTGGTATTGCGAAAATCACCTTGGCGGAAAATAAGTTGAGCGGTGACATCGACCTGTTTCTGATTCTCCGATAAGGTATAACGTATATAATTGTAGTCCTTCAGTGTCACTGGAAACTCGCTAGTTTCACCGTTATCGAGGTGAATTTCAGTGGGTCCCGCTTGTACACCGTTCAAGGTTAGCTGTGTTGTCAGCATGTAGCCTTTGGATGTAAAGGCTGACAACATGAAGATGAATAACAGTGATAACAAACTGAATATGATGAGTGTAGGTTTTAACATCAAGATTCCATAGACCTAAGCATTTGATAACGATATTAACATCTTTATGAGCTCGGCCAAGTCAGATTGTCATACAAAGAACTGGTTTACATAATTCATTCAGCTTATATACAGCTAGGTGTTGCAGCCATATATTTGTCCTAAATTAAACTAGAGTATTAAACAATACCTCATAAGTAAGCGTCTTCGGCTAGATCTAAAATCTTCCTTAAGCAAAGCGTTATAACGCAAATTAGACAATATCTTGTTGGCTGTAAGCTTTAGTCTTGGGACGATATTAGGTAATATTCGTACCCAGTTAAGATGTTATTTACCTACAGCAGTAACCAATAGCCATTATGCAGCCACAAACAGACCCTTTTATCGTGCCCAAATGTCTCGATGACATTAATGTCCTCTTCCGGGATGAACATATCTTAGTGATCGATAAGCCTAGCGGCTTACTGAGCCTGTCGGGTAAACATCCACTGAATATTGACTCCGTTCATTATCGATTAGTTCAGGACTATCCGACCTGTACTTTGATCCATCGCCTCGACTTTGGCACTTCCGGTATTATGCTACTCGCCATGAACAAACAGATTAATGCCTTGTTATGCAAGCAGTTCAGTGAGCGGCGAGTCAGTAAACGTTATACAGCCTTACTGCACGGCAATCTTGAGTCTGACTCAGGCTTGGTAGACTGTGGAATAGCAAAGGATATTGAGAATTTCCCGCTGATGAAGTTATGCCAAGTTACGGGTAAGCCGGCGCAATCACAATATCGGGTGATATCACGATTTATTCAGACTGATAACGATAACTTCTTTCTCGATGATACCAGGGCGGGAGATCGACAAGTGACTCGGGTTGAATTTGAGCCTGTAACGGGCCGCACTCATCAACTGAGATTACACAGTCAACATCTGGGCCATCCAATCTTGGGCTGCGATCTGTATGCGACGGATGAAGCATATTTTATGTCTAACCGTTTGATGCTGCATGCATCTCGCTTGTGTTTTGAACACCCCGTTTCCGGTGTGCCAATGACAATAGAGTCCAAGAGTCCGTTCTAATCCCACCAAGTTGTAAGTCTAGGTTTCTGCTATAGCTTTATCTGCATCTCTTTTGTTAAAATCACGCCAATTATGTTAAACGATGTGACTTTTGTCTGGGCTTACCCCCAGATTTTTCTTGTTTATTTGTCACCATTTTCGTTTAACCGCTTCAGTAATTTCAGCACAGTAACATGATAAAAGGGAATGGATATGTATCGAGTTATGACCACCGGATTGGTGACAGTGTCTCTATTGGGCAGTGGAGTCATTCAGGCAGATGAATTTGTCTTGAGTAAACAAACAAAGCCAATATCTCAAGCTGTCAGCTTGGCTTTAGATCCCACTAAAGATGATTTTTCCGGCAGTACCGATATCAAGATACAAGTACTTGAAAAAACAAAGATCATTCAGCTTAATGGCGTCGATTATACCGCAACAAACATTCAACTCTCAGGACAGCAAGCCTGTGAAATGACGGCCAAGATGTTAGATACGGGTATAGTCAATCTTATCTGTGAACAGGAGATAAAGCCTGGCAGTTATAACTTACATCTGGATTTTACCGCGCCTTTTAATCGTCAATCTGTGGGCTTATATAAGACGGTCGATGCCGGTGTACCTTATCTCTTCACTCAATTTGAGATGAGCGATGCCCGTCGCAGCTTCCCGGTATTTGATGAGCCTGAATATAAGATCCCATTCCAGATCACCATTACCGCACCATCGAATGAGAAGGTCTACAGTAACACTCCAGTCGAAAGCACTAAGGTAGAAGGGCAGTTAACGACTCACGTTTTTGCTCAGACCAAGCCGTTACCCTCCTATTTGGTCGCCTACGTGGTGGGTCAATTTGAAGAGGTGACCCTGGAGGGGATGAAAATCCCGAGTCGAGTGATCACCACCAAGGGGAAAATAGAACTGGCCCAATATGCCGTTAAAGAGATGCCAGCCATTCTTAGCGCTTTAGAATCTTATTTTGATGTCGATTATCCCTATAAGAAACTCGATTCGATTGCCGTGCCTGAGTTTCCATTCGGCGCCATGGAGAACGCC
Coding sequences:
- a CDS encoding RluA family pseudouridine synthase; this encodes MQPQTDPFIVPKCLDDINVLFRDEHILVIDKPSGLLSLSGKHPLNIDSVHYRLVQDYPTCTLIHRLDFGTSGIMLLAMNKQINALLCKQFSERRVSKRYTALLHGNLESDSGLVDCGIAKDIENFPLMKLCQVTGKPAQSQYRVISRFIQTDNDNFFLDDTRAGDRQVTRVEFEPVTGRTHQLRLHSQHLGHPILGCDLYATDEAYFMSNRLMLHASRLCFEHPVSGVPMTIESKSPF
- a CDS encoding AMP-binding protein, encoding MLDVIDSMPNVPTSPSLSFPLSMSEFSGPIETPLASQTIGTYFDDIANRYPDKLAVVVRHQKIRWTYKQYQQHIDELAIGLLELGIKPGDRVGIWSPNNIEWCLTQFATAKIGAVMVCINPAYRPEELQYALTNVGCSAIICAEKFKTSHYLEMLYQLAPELLSCEPGKLTSAALPELKSVIRMGDDLSAGMFNFNQIKRPLIDKDHARLDSLAASQNSNDAINIQFTSGTTGSPKGATLSHHNILNNGLLVAEAMKLTSEDKLCIPVPLYHCFGMVLGNLVCIAKGAAAVFPGESFEPLATLTAVESERCTGLHGVPTMFIAMLELDSFNQFDLSSLRTGIMAGATCPEEVMRRVQDLMYMKQVLIGYGQTETSPINHITEIDAALIKRVTTVGRAMAHTQVKIIDESGNTVAINQPGEVCSKGYCVMQSYWNDAEKTQATIDGQGWLHSGDIGEMDDEGYVKIVGRIKDMIIRGGENIYPREIEEKLYTHADVLDAAVFGVQSDKYGEEVCAWIKLRPGCLEIEDEIRHFLTEKIAYFKVPRYIKFVTEYPMTVTGKIQKFKMRDLMYEELHKDLNQ
- a CDS encoding sensor domain-containing diguanylate cyclase; this encodes MPNQPQRVMIIGIHMSDKQELQNEINNASTRFSSVIDAAFDGIITMDDKQRIQLFNHASENIFGYSANEIIGKSITKLMQKKFRSSHSNYIKQFADSDIQSRDMLSRVMIMAVKKDKSEFPVEITISKISINGKIEFTAIIRDISNRIAFIEKLQHQVNTDNLTGLYNRNYFDTQIKDIYHQYKRFGHSFCVLMLDLDKFKVVNDTYGHLIGDKVLQEFAKKAQEVLREVDLLVRFGGEEFIALLPNTQLEAAKDVANRIRNCISQQMVLSQNHEPVTFTVSIGVAEIATDDDTESIVKRADEGLYRAKKSGRNRVSD
- a CDS encoding ABC-F family ATPase; its protein translation is MISTANITMQFGAEPLFENISAKFGHGNRYGLIGANGCGKSTFMKILSGALAPSSGNVSITPGLKVGTLSQDQFAFEQYSVVDTVIMGDAKLWEVKQERDRIYSLPEMSEADGMKVAELESEFAEMDGYSAESRAGEILLEAGIEEDFHFGLMQQVAPGWKLRVLLAQALFSNPDILLLDEPTNNLDIHTISWLAGELNKRKCTMIIISHDRHFLNSVCTHMADIDYGELRIYPGNYEYFLEASGLIQEQLLAGNAKKSAEMVELQDFVNRFGANASKAKQASSRAKKLDKISLDEVKSSSRMTPSLRFDESKKMHRQALVIEDLGHGFDDETLFEGGELILEAGAKLAVIGENGVGKTTLLRCLVNELSNNHGVIKWSENAAIGYCPQDSTADFENELSLFDWMSQWRTPKHNDLSVRGMLGRLLFTEDDANKKAKNCSGGEKNRLLFGKLMMQDINVLIMDEPTNHMDMEAIEALNNALKLFEGTLIFVSHDREFVSSLATHIIDVKDKKLVNFHGTFDEYLASTAEAAARNAA
- a CDS encoding S8 family peptidase, which translates into the protein MYKKQLIAIAVTAGLASVSIQAQEYQAQMIEVEQSRAIKDTYIVVFNTPSVLNLSDQMSIQSYAIQQGQQLANRFNINVKNNFGSALNGVLVSGSKKEIMALRSDPNVKYIEQDQMMSINPMVSAAGDQGSPTWGLDRVDQRDLPLDGNYHYDFDGSGVTAYIIDTGVLTTHNEFGGRASSGYDFIDNDNDATDCNGHGTHVAGTIGGSTYGVAKNVSVVGVRVLSCSGSGSNSGVISGINWVKNNAQGPSVANMSLGGGASQATDDAVNAAVAAGITFVVAAGNDNTNACNYSPARAVDAITVGSTTSSDSRSSFSNYGSCLDIYAPGSSITSAWYNSNSATNTISGTSMAAPHVAGVTALYLDQTPSLSPSEIDALLSSRASSGKVTDAKSGSPNELLFALEGAGGGCGNNCPVDETELTNNQSVSTSGATGSENNYFIDVPAGATSLSVNLSGGSGDADIYVQQGSKPTLNSYQCRPYKGGNNESCSFNNPAAGKWYVMVHGYSTYSNASLNASYSTGGGGGGNCTDANCLTNGVAVTEISGGSGSEQTYKVYIEAGSQLTVSTTGGNGDADLYVKAGSAPTTSSYDCRPYKNGNTETCSFNVNQSGMYHIMLRGYSTFSGLSLTASH
- a CDS encoding GNAT family N-acetyltransferase; this translates as MRIPDTDRLEFHFMTRKDAEALFELDQDEDVMLYINGGHKTTMEDIRRISIPRLESYANEDEGWGIWKVTAKPSDTLEAHLYLGWILVRPMDFFNDEPAWDNLELGWRFKQAAWGKGYATEAARAVMDVVTAPDKINKASAIAFEENLGSIKIMEKLGMSFLKKDIHKDPLGDLELVYYEKVL